In a genomic window of Planctomicrobium piriforme:
- a CDS encoding 3-keto-disaccharide hydrolase: MLRFLSAFALLAMSASPLSHAAERQGSAPEADFVSLFDGQTMTGWKPHLTVPKAHVGGKWYVKDGLLYGDQDENEGGGFLITEGEYDDFILRFDLFQDYPTDTGIFVRMGEDGKSHQITLDNRPGGQIGSVYLPWTQARVLDNPEGYKAFKQGKWNTVEIRVEGEPSHIQFWLNGVKVTDLQHTPETTKGVPVKGHIGLQVHPKTPGIVHWKAGNTIRYKNIRILPLAKN, translated from the coding sequence ATGCTGCGTTTTCTCTCTGCGTTCGCTCTGCTTGCAATGTCCGCCAGTCCTTTGTCACACGCCGCGGAACGGCAAGGCTCAGCCCCGGAAGCCGATTTCGTCAGTCTCTTCGACGGCCAGACGATGACCGGCTGGAAGCCGCACCTCACCGTTCCCAAGGCCCACGTCGGCGGCAAGTGGTACGTCAAAGATGGCCTGCTGTACGGCGATCAGGATGAGAACGAAGGGGGCGGTTTTCTCATCACCGAAGGAGAGTATGACGACTTCATTCTCCGCTTCGATCTCTTCCAGGACTACCCGACCGACACCGGGATCTTCGTTCGGATGGGCGAGGACGGCAAAAGCCATCAGATCACCCTCGATAACCGGCCCGGCGGACAGATCGGCTCCGTTTATCTTCCCTGGACGCAAGCCCGCGTGCTCGACAATCCGGAAGGCTACAAGGCCTTCAAACAGGGGAAATGGAATACCGTCGAAATCCGTGTGGAAGGGGAGCCGTCTCACATTCAGTTCTGGCTCAACGGAGTGAAAGTCACCGACCTTCAACACACGCCTGAAACCACCAAAGGGGTGCCTGTCAAAGGGCATATCGGCCTGCAGGTGCATCCGAAGACCCCCGGCATCGTGCATTGGAAAGCCGGCAACACGATCCGCTACAAGAACATTCGCATCCTGCCGCTCGCGAAAAACTGA
- a CDS encoding SGNH/GDSL hydrolase family protein has product MKPVESCFFYGPLIAVLAMCLPCQAEDQTPARKPAETVVWYDVSTLPLEGQGWTDTASRYDRLPARAEAMVRPAVWSLAQNSAGLSVRFITDATKIRARWTLRSDRIAMSHMAATGVSGVDLYVRSEGKWHFLAVGRPAQFPVNDVLLTQGLVPGEKEFRLSFPLYNGVEKVEIGIPPSATFRAPDPLPKQKPIVFYGTSITQGGCASRPGMSYPAILGRRMEMPVINLGFSGNGKSEPEMATLLAELDPALYVIDCLPNLETAQAVERLPGFIATLRAAHPQTPILLVENFIYTNSPFVAERDAKQRTSTEFLQEFHARLKADGDQHLFIVSAENLIGTDGEATVDALHPTDAGFLRMADVLEPAIRQALTH; this is encoded by the coding sequence ATGAAGCCCGTCGAATCCTGTTTCTTCTATGGACCGTTGATTGCCGTGCTGGCGATGTGCCTCCCCTGCCAGGCAGAGGACCAGACGCCTGCTCGCAAGCCTGCTGAAACGGTCGTCTGGTATGACGTGAGCACATTGCCGCTGGAAGGTCAGGGGTGGACAGACACGGCCTCTCGCTACGACCGCCTGCCTGCCAGAGCTGAGGCGATGGTCCGCCCTGCGGTCTGGAGTCTCGCACAGAACTCAGCTGGACTCAGCGTCCGGTTTATCACCGATGCCACCAAAATTCGTGCCCGTTGGACGCTCCGCAGCGATCGCATCGCGATGTCGCACATGGCGGCCACAGGCGTCAGCGGTGTCGACCTGTATGTTCGCAGCGAAGGAAAGTGGCATTTTCTGGCGGTCGGAAGACCAGCGCAGTTCCCGGTCAACGATGTGCTGCTGACGCAAGGACTCGTTCCCGGTGAGAAAGAGTTTCGCCTGTCGTTTCCGTTGTACAACGGAGTCGAGAAGGTGGAGATTGGCATTCCACCGAGTGCAACATTCAGAGCGCCAGATCCCCTCCCGAAGCAAAAACCAATCGTGTTCTACGGCACATCGATCACTCAAGGGGGCTGCGCTTCCAGGCCTGGCATGAGCTATCCCGCAATCCTCGGGCGGCGGATGGAAATGCCTGTCATCAACCTCGGATTCTCCGGCAATGGCAAGAGCGAACCTGAGATGGCGACGCTGCTGGCCGAGCTGGATCCCGCACTCTATGTCATCGACTGTCTTCCCAATCTGGAGACGGCTCAGGCAGTCGAACGGTTGCCAGGTTTCATTGCGACCTTAAGGGCAGCTCATCCCCAGACGCCGATCCTGCTGGTCGAGAACTTCATTTACACGAACTCGCCGTTTGTGGCCGAGCGGGACGCCAAGCAACGGACCTCCACCGAGTTTCTGCAGGAATTCCATGCACGTCTGAAAGCAGACGGTGACCAGCATCTGTTCATCGTGTCCGCTGAAAACCTCATCGGCACGGATGGTGAAGCAACAGTCGATGCCCTGCATCCGACGGATGCCGGCTTCCTCAGAATGGCAGATGTGCTGGAACCGGCCATCCGCCAGGCACTCACTCACTAA